The Zonotrichia albicollis isolate bZonAlb1 chromosome 6, bZonAlb1.hap1, whole genome shotgun sequence genome window below encodes:
- the CALCB gene encoding calcitonin gene-related peptide 2 isoform X2, with the protein MVMLKISSFLAVYALVVCQMDSFQAAPVRPGLESLTERVALSDYEARRLLNALVKEFIQMTAEELEQASEGNSSVTAQKRACNTATCVTHRLADFLSRSGAVGKNNFVPTNVGSKAFGRRRRSVQMLQ; encoded by the exons ATGGTTATGCTGAAGATTTCATCTTTCCTTGCTGTTTATGCCTTGGTTGTGTGCCAGATGGACAGCTTCCAGGCAGCCCCAGTCAG ACCTGGCCTGGAGTCCCTCACGGAGCGGGTGGCTCTCAGTGATTACGAAGCTCGGCGGTTGTTAAACGCGCTGGTGAAAGAGTTCATACAGATgacagcagaggagctggagcaaGCCTCTGAGGGGAACAG cagtgtgacagcacagaagaGGGCCTGCAACACAGCCACCTGTGTGACCCACCGCCTGGCAGACTTCCTGAGCAGGTCAGGGGCCGTGGGCAAGAACAACTTCGTGCCGACCAACGTGGGCTCCAAGGCCTTCGGCCGGCGGAGGAGAAGCGTCCAGAT GTTGCAATGA
- the CALCB gene encoding calcitonin gene-related peptide 2 isoform X1: MVMLKISSFLAVYALVVCQMDSFQAAPVRPGLESLTERVALSDYEARRLLNALVKEFIQMTAEELEQASEGNSLDKPISKRCASLSTCVLGKLSQELHKLQTYPRTDVGAGTPGKKRNVLSDLEHERYANYGEPLGNN, from the exons ATGGTTATGCTGAAGATTTCATCTTTCCTTGCTGTTTATGCCTTGGTTGTGTGCCAGATGGACAGCTTCCAGGCAGCCCCAGTCAG ACCTGGCCTGGAGTCCCTCACGGAGCGGGTGGCTCTCAGTGATTACGAAGCTCGGCGGTTGTTAAACGCGCTGGTGAAAGAGTTCATACAGATgacagcagaggagctggagcaaGCCTCTGAGGGGAACAG CCTGGATAAGCCCATTTCCAAACGCTGTGCCAGTCTGAGTACTTGTGTGCTGGGCAAGCTGTCTCAAGAGTTGCACAAATTGCAAACTTACCCTCGCACTGACGTCGGGGCTGGAACTCCTGGCAAGAAGCGGAATGTGCTGAGTGACCTGGAACACGAACGCTATGCAAACTATGGGGAGCCCCTGGGAAACAACTAG
- the CALCB gene encoding calcitonin gene-related peptide 2 isoform X4: MVMLKISSFLAVYALVVCQMDSFQAAPVRPGLESLTERVALSDYEARRLLNALVKEFIQMTAEELEQASEGNSSVTAQKRACNTATCVTHRLADFLSRSGAVGKNNFVPTNVGSKAFGRRRRSVQM, from the exons ATGGTTATGCTGAAGATTTCATCTTTCCTTGCTGTTTATGCCTTGGTTGTGTGCCAGATGGACAGCTTCCAGGCAGCCCCAGTCAG ACCTGGCCTGGAGTCCCTCACGGAGCGGGTGGCTCTCAGTGATTACGAAGCTCGGCGGTTGTTAAACGCGCTGGTGAAAGAGTTCATACAGATgacagcagaggagctggagcaaGCCTCTGAGGGGAACAG cagtgtgacagcacagaagaGGGCCTGCAACACAGCCACCTGTGTGACCCACCGCCTGGCAGACTTCCTGAGCAGGTCAGGGGCCGTGGGCAAGAACAACTTCGTGCCGACCAACGTGGGCTCCAAGGCCTTCGGCCGGCGGAGGAGAAGCGTCCAGATGTGA
- the CALCB gene encoding calcitonin gene-related peptide 2 isoform X5: protein MVMLKISSFLAVYALVVCQMDSFQAAPVRPGLESLTERVALSDYEARRLLNALVKEFIQMTAEELEQASEGNSVTAQKRACNTATCVTHRLADFLSRSGAVGKNNFVPTNVGSKAFGRRRRSVQM, encoded by the exons ATGGTTATGCTGAAGATTTCATCTTTCCTTGCTGTTTATGCCTTGGTTGTGTGCCAGATGGACAGCTTCCAGGCAGCCCCAGTCAG ACCTGGCCTGGAGTCCCTCACGGAGCGGGTGGCTCTCAGTGATTACGAAGCTCGGCGGTTGTTAAACGCGCTGGTGAAAGAGTTCATACAGATgacagcagaggagctggagcaaGCCTCTGAGGGGAACAG tgtgacagcacagaagaGGGCCTGCAACACAGCCACCTGTGTGACCCACCGCCTGGCAGACTTCCTGAGCAGGTCAGGGGCCGTGGGCAAGAACAACTTCGTGCCGACCAACGTGGGCTCCAAGGCCTTCGGCCGGCGGAGGAGAAGCGTCCAGATGTGA
- the CALCB gene encoding calcitonin gene-related peptide 2 isoform X3 encodes MVMLKISSFLAVYALVVCQMDSFQAAPVRPGLESLTERVALSDYEARRLLNALVKEFIQMTAEELEQASEGNSVTAQKRACNTATCVTHRLADFLSRSGAVGKNNFVPTNVGSKAFGRRRRSVQMLQ; translated from the exons ATGGTTATGCTGAAGATTTCATCTTTCCTTGCTGTTTATGCCTTGGTTGTGTGCCAGATGGACAGCTTCCAGGCAGCCCCAGTCAG ACCTGGCCTGGAGTCCCTCACGGAGCGGGTGGCTCTCAGTGATTACGAAGCTCGGCGGTTGTTAAACGCGCTGGTGAAAGAGTTCATACAGATgacagcagaggagctggagcaaGCCTCTGAGGGGAACAG tgtgacagcacagaagaGGGCCTGCAACACAGCCACCTGTGTGACCCACCGCCTGGCAGACTTCCTGAGCAGGTCAGGGGCCGTGGGCAAGAACAACTTCGTGCCGACCAACGTGGGCTCCAAGGCCTTCGGCCGGCGGAGGAGAAGCGTCCAGAT GTTGCAATGA